In one Desulfoferula mesophila genomic region, the following are encoded:
- a CDS encoding alpha/beta fold hydrolase, which yields MPELAKHFKVIAFDNRGAGRSDKPAMDYSIPLFAADTARLLEGLKVERSHVLGVSMGGYIAQELALARPEMVAGLVLGCTSCGGDPAVYMDPVERAAFTTNQGLSPEQILYKDMHIYFSDEFVAGNPEFIERFVEISQLHYQPADAFLRQVEACNRHDTAARVGGISAPTLILSGDDDHLVPTENSRILHRLIPGSRLRMFPGGRHAFFIEFHQEFNSEVVEFLAACGKS from the coding sequence ATCCCCGAACTCGCCAAACACTTTAAGGTAATTGCTTTCGACAACAGGGGCGCAGGTCGTAGCGACAAGCCTGCAATGGACTACTCCATTCCATTGTTCGCGGCCGATACGGCCAGGCTACTGGAGGGCCTGAAGGTCGAGAGATCTCATGTCTTGGGTGTTTCCATGGGTGGCTACATTGCTCAGGAACTGGCCCTGGCCCGGCCGGAGATGGTGGCTGGGTTGGTGTTAGGTTGCACCAGTTGCGGCGGGGACCCGGCTGTGTATATGGACCCGGTGGAGCGGGCTGCTTTTACCACCAACCAGGGTCTGAGCCCTGAGCAAATCCTGTACAAGGACATGCACATCTATTTCAGCGACGAGTTCGTGGCGGGCAACCCGGAGTTCATCGAGCGGTTCGTTGAGATCTCCCAGCTACACTACCAGCCAGCCGATGCCTTCCTGCGCCAGGTGGAGGCCTGCAACCGGCACGACACCGCCGCCCGGGTGGGAGGCATAAGCGCACCCACCCTAATCCTGAGCGGCGACGATGATCATTTGGTGCCCACCGAGAACTCCCGCATACTGCACCGGCTGATTCCCGGCTCTCGCCTGCGCATGTTCCCAGGCGGCCGCCACGCCTTCTTCATTGAGTTTCACCAGGAGTTCAACAGCGAAGTGGTGGAATTCCTGGCCGCCTGTGGAAAATCCTAG
- a CDS encoding DNA primase family protein, producing MQTSVCQKSLPQTGPILREGYNTYSITDLNALAGGTYFQKFLLDICGGDQAKAVYLQAILGYALTGKATEHALFILHGPEGFNGKTTLANVLSHVLGDLTHTISVEMLLQQKFRRSPEAASPALMALKGKRMVWSPELDKECTLSSSEVKRLTGGDILTARAVYEGQTTFRPTHTIFMLTNPLPDLDTNDAALKERIKVVPFDQRYVDDPKGPNEHQVDTDLPDKLKEKSARILVWLVQGALIYGKNKKLPECPAVIKDTQEYFASKDVIGKFAEECCFDSPGSKLKASDAYNAYQQWCEEEGLQEESSRVFGEKFSKLFKKKRETDGIFYHDIGLK from the coding sequence TTGCAGACCTCAGTCTGCCAGAAGTCTCTACCTCAAACTGGCCCTATTTTAAGGGAGGGTTACAACACCTACAGCATAACTGATCTCAATGCTCTTGCTGGCGGTACATACTTCCAAAAATTCCTTCTTGATATCTGCGGTGGTGACCAGGCCAAGGCCGTCTACCTACAGGCCATTCTTGGCTATGCCCTGACCGGCAAGGCCACTGAACACGCCCTCTTTATTCTTCATGGACCAGAAGGCTTTAACGGTAAGACCACCCTTGCAAATGTTCTGTCCCATGTTCTGGGAGATTTGACCCATACGATCAGCGTAGAAATGCTGCTGCAGCAAAAATTTAGAAGGTCCCCAGAAGCAGCCAGCCCCGCTCTGATGGCTTTGAAAGGGAAACGAATGGTATGGAGTCCTGAATTGGATAAGGAGTGCACATTGAGCTCCAGCGAGGTCAAGCGCCTCACTGGTGGTGACATTTTAACCGCTCGTGCTGTCTACGAGGGCCAAACCACATTCAGACCCACCCACACCATTTTCATGCTCACCAACCCGCTTCCTGACCTGGATACCAATGATGCGGCACTAAAGGAGCGAATAAAAGTGGTGCCCTTTGACCAGCGGTATGTAGATGATCCAAAGGGACCCAATGAGCACCAGGTAGACACCGATCTACCGGACAAACTCAAGGAAAAATCCGCCCGGATCCTCGTTTGGTTGGTGCAAGGAGCATTGATATATGGCAAGAACAAAAAGTTACCTGAATGTCCTGCAGTAATAAAAGACACCCAGGAGTATTTCGCCAGTAAGGATGTGATAGGTAAGTTTGCTGAGGAATGTTGTTTTGATTCACCTGGGTCTAAGCTTAAAGCAAGTGACGCATACAATGCTTATCAGCAATGGTGCGAAGAGGAAGGTTTACAAGAAGAGTCCTCAAGAGTATTTGGGGAGAAGTTCTCTAAGCTGTTCAAGAAAAAAAGGGAAACTGATGGAATTTTTTATCATGATATTGGCTTGAAGTAG